In one Acidimicrobium ferrooxidans DSM 10331 genomic region, the following are encoded:
- a CDS encoding radical SAM protein — MGTVDDAASEPRTIEFYAPGLKHWSTKEWRPTNPRRFLPVSVTGSACALNCDHCGSKVLDGMVSVGLGSNLFDVARRLKAAGSQGILVSGGSTKRGFVPLARHLPWVPRIRDELDMRVVVHTGVVTPPLAAQLADAGVDAVMLDIIGADATIREVYHLDLSVDDFDRALGLLDDTGLRVIPHVVIGLHYGRILGEYRALELIARHRVDTLILVVLTPLVGTPMGHLPPPSLEATVEVFRAARTLVPSLRTNLGCARPMGTTKVALDRAAVDLGFAGIAYPAEGTIAYAREQGLTPVLHEWCCSMSWAGVDDDLTTVRVS; from the coding sequence GTGGGCACAGTAGACGACGCAGCGTCGGAACCGCGCACCATCGAGTTCTACGCTCCTGGCCTCAAGCATTGGAGCACGAAGGAGTGGCGCCCGACGAACCCGAGACGGTTCCTGCCGGTGTCCGTGACCGGCTCGGCGTGCGCGCTCAATTGTGATCACTGCGGGTCCAAGGTCCTCGACGGGATGGTGTCGGTCGGTCTGGGCTCGAACCTCTTCGATGTGGCACGTAGGCTCAAGGCCGCGGGATCTCAGGGCATCCTCGTATCGGGTGGCTCCACCAAGCGGGGCTTCGTGCCGCTCGCGCGTCACCTCCCCTGGGTGCCACGCATCCGAGACGAGCTCGACATGCGGGTCGTGGTGCACACCGGAGTCGTCACGCCTCCCCTCGCTGCCCAACTCGCCGACGCGGGGGTGGATGCCGTCATGCTCGACATCATCGGCGCCGACGCCACCATACGTGAGGTCTATCACCTCGATCTGAGCGTCGACGACTTCGATCGAGCCCTCGGTCTCTTGGACGACACCGGCCTCCGAGTGATCCCGCATGTGGTCATCGGCCTGCACTACGGTCGCATCCTCGGGGAGTATCGCGCCCTTGAGCTCATCGCGAGGCACCGGGTAGACACCCTCATCCTTGTGGTGCTCACACCGCTCGTGGGAACGCCGATGGGACACCTCCCGCCGCCATCCCTCGAGGCGACGGTCGAGGTCTTCCGGGCTGCACGAACGCTGGTGCCCTCGCTGCGCACGAACCTGGGGTGCGCCCGACCCATGGGCACCACGAAGGTCGCCCTCGACCGAGCGGCCGTCGACCTCGGCTTCGCAGGCATCGCGTACCCTGCCGAGGGCACCATCGCCTACGCCCGCGAGCAGGGGCTCACCCCGGTGCTCCACGAGTGGTGTTGCTCGATGAGCTGGGCAGGCGTCGACGACGACCTCACCACGGTGCGCGTGTCGTGA
- a CDS encoding lipoate--protein ligase: MSSLRVILDHGVGAAEGLALDDALVQCAVDEPVLRCYTYRNHTVLVGRHQRAAAEVDLVTVERLGLDLGRRPTGGGTILMGDAQLGVALALPERRATPREVLTAFARLLIGALETIGLRATLEGKNDLLVDGRKIAGLGMYRPARGGTLCHASILADLDHRLLLEVLRPPAAKLADKRAKLLARSVVTVSELRGEAWCGADLVTVVADAVAMGLGRSRWVQSAPRAEELMLARDLEISTYADRDWIHGSSAHEPSATRVTLRTAIGTVELHLDVRGGVVSSVQVSGDFLEVDARLITLTRALRFEPADPSYLADRACDVLGHLAPPRRITEAFHASLSPLAAPHRLGSCLLPERRHS; encoded by the coding sequence GTGAGCTCGCTTCGCGTCATCCTCGACCACGGCGTCGGTGCCGCCGAGGGTCTCGCCCTCGACGATGCGCTCGTCCAGTGCGCCGTCGACGAGCCGGTCCTGCGCTGCTACACGTACCGTAACCATACGGTCCTCGTCGGTCGCCACCAGCGCGCTGCGGCCGAGGTCGACCTCGTCACCGTCGAGCGCCTGGGGCTCGACCTTGGGCGCAGACCTACTGGCGGTGGCACCATCCTCATGGGAGATGCCCAGCTTGGCGTGGCATTGGCCCTGCCCGAGCGGCGTGCGACCCCTCGGGAAGTTCTGACGGCGTTCGCCCGGCTCCTCATCGGCGCACTCGAAACCATCGGCCTGCGGGCGACCCTCGAGGGCAAGAACGACCTGCTCGTGGATGGGCGCAAGATCGCCGGTCTGGGGATGTATCGACCTGCGCGTGGGGGCACCCTCTGCCACGCTTCGATCCTCGCCGACCTCGACCATCGCCTCCTCCTCGAGGTCCTACGCCCACCCGCCGCCAAGCTTGCCGACAAGCGCGCCAAGCTACTCGCACGCTCCGTCGTCACCGTCAGCGAGCTCCGTGGGGAGGCCTGGTGCGGCGCGGACCTCGTCACCGTGGTGGCCGACGCGGTCGCGATGGGCCTTGGTCGGTCACGATGGGTCCAGAGCGCGCCGCGCGCCGAGGAGCTCATGCTGGCACGTGACCTCGAGATCTCGACCTACGCCGATCGGGACTGGATCCACGGTAGCTCGGCTCACGAGCCGAGCGCGACTCGGGTGACCCTGCGAACGGCCATCGGGACCGTCGAACTGCACCTCGACGTTCGGGGTGGAGTGGTGAGCTCCGTGCAGGTCTCCGGGGACTTTCTCGAAGTTGATGCCCGGCTGATCACGCTCACCCGGGCGCTGCGTTTCGAGCCCGCCGACCCGAGCTACCTCGCGGATCGAGCGTGCGACGTGCTTGGCCACCTCGCTCCGCCTCGACGCATCACGGAAGCCTTCCACGCGAGCCTCAGCCCGCTCGCCGCCCCCCACCGACTCGGATCCTGCCTACT
- a CDS encoding lipoyl protein ligase domain-containing protein, whose protein sequence is MRRSCLDVLDLGDLEPVDSHAIWHAFAHRCERPTLLVARPRSAYVSLGYHRHREELDWGEIQARRVPVVRRRVGGGPVWLDQRQRFFQVILPRDHVVAAVRGPKFAAWILERVARSWRRLGLETVLDGHGEISCQGRKVCGHGSGEIAASLVVVGNLLEAFDPEAAAGILSLSRIAREEAVAAMRRHVGPSRALVVDPEDFVASLVQELAEILGDPRPGILELDQDLIARYRSLVDEDNDGWVRGAPNSARRSVKIRAGVWLHDLEHEGRRCVLLVEEGRLTRLRHEEGSAVTDPALLRRRIERDRSLAMLLASVGASLGDEDDRTYRRGGVDDVTRLPRL, encoded by the coding sequence GTGCGTCGAAGCTGCCTCGACGTCCTCGATCTCGGCGACCTCGAACCAGTGGACTCCCATGCCATCTGGCACGCCTTCGCCCATCGCTGTGAACGGCCGACGCTGCTCGTCGCACGACCGCGCTCCGCGTACGTCTCCCTCGGCTACCACCGGCATAGAGAGGAGCTCGACTGGGGCGAGATCCAGGCGCGCAGGGTCCCCGTCGTACGCCGCCGGGTTGGTGGGGGCCCGGTCTGGCTCGACCAGCGCCAACGCTTTTTCCAGGTCATCCTGCCCCGAGACCACGTCGTAGCGGCCGTTCGAGGCCCGAAGTTCGCTGCGTGGATCCTCGAGCGAGTCGCCCGAAGTTGGAGGCGTCTCGGGCTGGAGACCGTGCTCGATGGCCACGGAGAGATCAGCTGTCAGGGTCGCAAGGTCTGTGGTCATGGGTCCGGTGAGATCGCCGCGAGTCTGGTCGTCGTCGGAAACCTGCTCGAAGCCTTCGATCCAGAGGCAGCCGCCGGCATCCTCTCCCTGTCGAGGATTGCACGTGAGGAGGCCGTCGCGGCGATGCGCCGTCACGTCGGTCCATCTCGGGCGCTCGTGGTCGACCCCGAAGATTTCGTTGCCAGTCTGGTGCAAGAACTGGCCGAGATCCTCGGTGACCCCCGGCCCGGGATCCTCGAACTCGACCAAGACCTCATCGCTCGCTATCGATCGCTCGTCGACGAGGACAATGATGGCTGGGTCCGTGGAGCCCCCAACTCGGCACGACGTAGCGTCAAGATTCGAGCGGGGGTGTGGCTCCACGACCTGGAACACGAGGGTCGGCGTTGCGTGCTCCTGGTGGAGGAAGGACGCCTCACGCGCCTGCGCCACGAGGAGGGCTCGGCCGTGACCGATCCAGCGCTCCTGCGGCGAAGGATCGAGCGCGACCGTTCTCTCGCCATGCTCCTCGCCTCCGTCGGCGCCAGCCTCGGAGACGAGGACGATCGGACATACCGAAGAGGAGGAGTTGATGACGTCACACGTTTACCGCGGCTTTGA
- a CDS encoding glycine cleavage system protein H, which yields MTSHVYRGFEVRSDRFYHHDTNLWALPVGDDIVRVGLDALGLEVNGTLAQLTLVEPPCRVVEGDPIGSLEAEKYVGALAAPLAGTILRTNDHLVRDVTQLYAGCYEAWLVEMATEPGALDHLVTPDEALEDFTKRVEAFRAAGVLAW from the coding sequence ATGACGTCACACGTTTACCGCGGCTTTGAGGTTCGTAGCGACCGCTTCTACCACCACGATACGAACCTCTGGGCGTTGCCGGTCGGCGACGATATCGTGCGCGTCGGTCTCGACGCGCTGGGACTCGAGGTGAACGGCACCCTGGCGCAGCTGACACTGGTCGAGCCCCCGTGCCGGGTGGTGGAGGGTGACCCCATCGGCTCACTCGAGGCCGAGAAGTACGTCGGGGCACTCGCGGCACCTCTCGCCGGAACGATCTTGAGGACGAATGACCACCTCGTTCGCGACGTCACGCAGCTCTACGCGGGATGCTACGAGGCGTGGCTCGTCGAGATGGCAACCGAGCCGGGCGCGCTCGATCACCTCGTCACCCCCGACGAGGCGCTTGAGGACTTCACCAAGCGCGTCGAGGCGTTTCGTGCGGCCGGGGTGCTGGCGTGGTAG
- a CDS encoding SDR family oxidoreductase yields the protein MTGASSVIGLEVARSLSEIGYSLILQGARHANALELLADELGSRGRRPVVVRANLASERGVDHLMATIRERTSHLDALCWLAAAGVMRPVSALSLHHLEWTFRVTAGSFAVVTAGLRPRVSIAVSSLGSQRIAPEYAAIGAAKSALETLVRYLAVELAPASSVFGLRVGLIDTPAARRLSRYEELEALLRRRAPMGRLVTPEDVAAAVVTMVTEMSSMASGSFLTVDGGVGLVL from the coding sequence GTGACGGGTGCCTCGTCCGTCATCGGATTAGAGGTCGCACGGTCATTGAGCGAGATCGGGTACTCGCTCATCCTCCAGGGTGCGCGCCACGCCAACGCGCTCGAGCTCCTTGCAGACGAGCTGGGGTCGCGCGGGCGTAGGCCCGTCGTGGTACGCGCGAACCTCGCCAGCGAGCGGGGCGTCGACCACCTCATGGCCACCATCCGAGAGCGCACCTCGCACCTCGACGCGCTGTGCTGGCTCGCTGCGGCTGGGGTCATGCGACCGGTGAGCGCACTCAGTCTGCACCACCTGGAGTGGACGTTCCGCGTGACGGCGGGGTCGTTCGCGGTCGTAACTGCGGGCTTGCGGCCGCGAGTGAGCATCGCCGTCTCGTCGCTCGGCTCCCAGCGCATCGCCCCCGAGTACGCCGCCATCGGCGCCGCGAAGTCGGCCCTGGAAACGCTAGTCAGGTATCTCGCCGTAGAACTCGCGCCAGCCTCCAGTGTCTTCGGGCTGAGGGTTGGCCTCATCGACACGCCGGCCGCACGACGTCTCAGCCGCTACGAGGAGCTCGAGGCGCTCCTGCGAAGGCGCGCGCCCATGGGGAGGCTCGTGACACCAGAGGACGTTGCGGCTGCGGTCGTGACCATGGTCACGGAGATGTCGAGCATGGCAAGCGGGTCGTTCCTCACCGTTGACGGCGGAGTCGGGCTTGTGCTGTAA